One genomic region from Chlamydia poikilotherma encodes:
- a CDS encoding riboflavin synthase subunit alpha, which yields MFSGIVQELGKIFSIQPRDEGLTIGVRGSSTCISELEIGCSVAIDGVCLTVVKLEEEGKMFFDIIPETLVCTTIGERVVGDRVNIERSLKASDEIGGHMVSGHVCGVGEIVCIEKNRYYFRVPSSLSIYLFDKGFISVDGISLTVVTVEEDVFSIGLIPETLSRTTLGYKQVGAKVNIEPDMATKTQVDTLRRLYPAQ from the coding sequence ATGTTTTCTGGAATAGTTCAAGAGCTTGGTAAAATATTTAGTATTCAGCCGAGAGACGAAGGTTTAACTATAGGTGTAAGAGGATCTTCGACATGTATTTCCGAGTTAGAAATTGGTTGTAGTGTTGCTATTGATGGCGTTTGTCTTACTGTAGTTAAGCTTGAAGAAGAGGGTAAAATGTTTTTTGATATTATTCCTGAAACTCTTGTTTGTACTACAATAGGAGAGAGAGTTGTAGGTGATCGTGTAAATATCGAACGCTCTTTAAAAGCCTCTGATGAAATTGGAGGCCATATGGTCTCTGGTCATGTTTGTGGTGTCGGAGAGATTGTATGTATAGAGAAAAATCGGTACTATTTTCGTGTCCCAAGTTCCTTATCTATATATCTTTTTGATAAGGGATTTATTTCGGTAGATGGAATTAGCCTGACAGTTGTTACCGTAGAAGAAGATGTGTTTTCCATAGGATTAATCCCTGAGACATTATCTCGAACGACTTTAGGATATAAGCAGGTAGGGGCGAAAGTAAATATCGAGCCTGATATGGCAACAAAAACACAAGTCGATACCTTAAGGCGTTTATATCCTGCGCAATAA
- a CDS encoding class I SAM-dependent methyltransferase has product MDYKLLDSGDAKKLESFGPITLIRPSCTAIWPKSSPSLWKKAHAEYQRLGEDGQWQCRASVPQEWRIILNTVDCTLKLTPFGHIGMFPEHSSFWPELKQSIEKHSECSVLNLFAYTGSTSIFAAKCGAKVCHVDASKSAVKWAQKNVENNALPEKKIFWVIEDVFSFLQKEIRRGKKYEVILLDPPTYGRGPDGEVFKIDRDFFPLLLLCSKLLSDSSSYILITSHTPGHTPAFLYSLATRALSLDKQYWSSGESFCGAGYQALPSGVFAKWSS; this is encoded by the coding sequence ATGGACTATAAATTACTGGATAGTGGTGATGCAAAAAAGTTAGAAAGCTTCGGACCAATAACTCTTATCCGACCTTCTTGCACGGCAATCTGGCCTAAGAGTTCGCCATCTCTATGGAAAAAGGCGCATGCTGAATATCAAAGATTGGGTGAAGATGGACAATGGCAGTGCAGAGCTTCTGTTCCTCAAGAATGGCGAATCATTCTGAATACCGTTGATTGTACATTAAAACTCACTCCTTTCGGTCACATAGGTATGTTTCCGGAACATAGCAGTTTCTGGCCCGAATTAAAACAAAGTATAGAAAAACATTCTGAGTGCTCTGTGTTAAATTTATTTGCTTACACAGGTTCTACGTCGATCTTTGCTGCAAAATGTGGAGCAAAAGTATGTCATGTTGATGCGTCGAAATCTGCGGTAAAATGGGCACAGAAGAATGTTGAAAATAATGCATTGCCTGAGAAAAAGATTTTTTGGGTTATCGAAGATGTATTTTCTTTTCTGCAAAAAGAAATACGACGAGGAAAGAAATACGAGGTGATTTTATTAGATCCTCCTACTTACGGTCGAGGACCCGATGGTGAGGTTTTTAAAATAGACAGGGATTTCTTTCCGTTATTGCTTTTATGTTCTAAATTACTTTCCGATTCCTCTTCTTATATTTTGATTACCTCGCATACACCGGGTCATACACCTGCTTTTTTATATAGTTTAGCTACAAGAGCTTTATCTTTAGATAAACAGTATTGGTCTTCTGGAGAGAGTTTTTGTGGTGCTGGATATCAAGCTTTACCTTCTGGAGTGTTTGCTAAATGGAGTTCATAG
- a CDS encoding RNA methyltransferase encodes MEFIGKNNPKVKEAIALKQNRSRKGSLFLLEGFREIQKALTSGYECERIFCGTNISEKEQSFLNRIQKAPLEKIYCLEETLSKLSYKEHHDNFIAVMRKRWWSREEFLTQKKNPLPFYLIIEQVEKPGNVGALLRIADGVGVDGVILCDPIIDLYNPNVIRSSLGTVFTLSIWSATLDEVLRTIEEEKWHVFVTSPRASSMYFCENYNQPLALVFGSEKDGLTSSWFQGNFSKISLPMLGQVDSLNLSTAVSAVAYEVIRQRWLS; translated from the coding sequence ATGGAGTTCATAGGGAAAAATAATCCTAAGGTGAAAGAGGCAATAGCATTAAAACAAAATCGCTCTCGTAAGGGTTCTTTGTTTCTTTTGGAAGGATTTCGAGAAATTCAAAAGGCTCTGACCTCGGGATATGAGTGCGAGAGGATTTTCTGTGGAACCAATATTTCAGAAAAAGAGCAGTCCTTTTTAAATCGAATTCAAAAAGCACCTTTGGAAAAGATTTATTGTTTAGAGGAAACTCTTTCAAAACTTTCTTATAAAGAGCATCACGATAATTTTATTGCTGTGATGAGAAAACGTTGGTGGTCTCGAGAAGAGTTTCTAACTCAGAAAAAAAATCCATTACCTTTTTATCTAATCATAGAACAGGTTGAAAAACCTGGGAATGTTGGAGCCCTGCTTAGGATAGCTGATGGAGTAGGTGTTGACGGAGTGATTTTATGTGATCCTATAATTGATCTTTATAACCCTAATGTTATCCGTTCTTCACTAGGAACAGTATTTACTCTTTCTATCTGGTCTGCTACTTTGGATGAGGTGTTACGAACTATTGAAGAGGAAAAATGGCATGTTTTTGTGACCTCTCCTAGGGCAAGTTCAATGTATTTTTGTGAAAATTATAATCAACCGTTAGCTCTAGTTTTTGGTTCAGAAAAAGATGGTCTAACTTCCTCTTGGTTTCAAGGAAATTTCTCGAAAATATCTCTTCCTATGCTTGGACAAGTGGATTCTTTAAATTTGTCTACAGCCGTGTCCGCTGTTGCTTATGAAGTAATTCGACAACGCTGGTTATCCTAG
- the lpxK gene encoding tetraacyldisaccharide 4'-kinase encodes MKTRFPSPFFIFYRRLTVAISFGKILGRGCFGKILSWIFARTASFRGKLFCSAPYRASSTVISVGNIVLGGSGKTPIVLWLAENLKARGYSCAVLSRGYKGKCSRQRELIIVDPRMHNAAYVGDEPFLLAGKLPEGSVFVHKDRRVSAKNAARNFDILILDDGFQNHKLHKDVEIVVVNGQDPLGGEKFFPQGRLRDCPNRLKEADFIIVNGSCCSENQKLLNIWCASPKIFVEPRISQVLWEPSGEKLSLDGLSGLAAGVFCGLGFPQGFLDMLKHAGVKILGTYLLPDHAGITKKELHYFSSKIAMRQGQGILCTEKDSVKLGNLIHEQGILPIGKVQMHFDFSDQEDSTASLLDRIDQIHNGKR; translated from the coding sequence ATGAAAACACGCTTTCCTTCGCCCTTTTTTATTTTTTATCGCCGCTTAACCGTAGCAATTAGCTTTGGGAAAATCCTGGGTCGGGGGTGTTTTGGGAAAATCCTATCTTGGATATTTGCCCGCACTGCAAGCTTTCGAGGAAAGCTATTTTGTTCAGCACCCTACCGCGCGTCTTCTACTGTAATCAGTGTGGGAAACATTGTCCTCGGAGGTTCAGGTAAGACGCCCATAGTATTATGGTTGGCTGAAAATCTAAAAGCACGAGGATATTCTTGTGCTGTTCTTTCTCGCGGATATAAAGGAAAGTGTAGTCGTCAGAGAGAGCTTATTATAGTGGATCCTAGGATGCATAATGCTGCTTATGTAGGAGATGAACCCTTCCTGCTGGCGGGTAAACTCCCTGAGGGTTCTGTTTTTGTGCATAAAGATCGGAGAGTTTCGGCTAAAAATGCTGCTAGAAATTTTGATATTTTGATTTTGGACGATGGTTTTCAGAATCACAAACTACACAAGGACGTGGAAATTGTCGTAGTTAACGGTCAAGATCCTTTAGGAGGAGAAAAATTTTTCCCCCAGGGTCGCCTTCGAGATTGTCCTAATAGATTGAAGGAGGCCGATTTTATAATAGTTAATGGTTCTTGTTGTTCAGAGAATCAAAAACTTTTAAACATCTGGTGTGCATCGCCAAAAATTTTTGTAGAACCTCGCATTTCTCAGGTACTTTGGGAACCAAGTGGGGAGAAACTTTCTCTGGACGGTCTTTCTGGACTAGCCGCCGGCGTTTTCTGTGGTCTAGGATTTCCACAGGGATTTCTTGATATGTTGAAACATGCCGGAGTGAAAATATTAGGAACATATTTATTACCTGACCACGCGGGAATAACGAAGAAAGAATTGCACTACTTCAGTTCGAAAATAGCTATGCGTCAAGGGCAGGGGATATTGTGCACAGAAAAGGATAGCGTAAAGCTCGGAAACTTAATTCATGAGCAAGGGATTCTTCCGATTGGTAAGGTGCAAATGCATTTTGATTTTTCAGATCAGGAAGACTCCACAGCTTCCTTATTGGATAGAATAGATCAAATACATAACGGTAAGAGGTAA
- a CDS encoding dicarboxylate/amino acid:cation symporter, with the protein MKLWMKIFIGLFIGVTLGLILEDKAIFFKPIGDIFLNLLSMVVYPLVFCSMVLGIASISDMKKLGRIGIKSVGLYLGTTCIAIVIGLCFAQFFSPGKGCDLSQNVIETTIVPPEKNSAYFLSLISQIFPSNPVRSFVEGNILQIIVFAIFLGIAMRLSGEQGRPVAKFIEGFSEIMLRMINMIMAFAPYGVGASMAWISGSHGLVILWQLGKFILAYYLACLFHAVIVFGGIIRMGCKMSFSKFLSAMMDAISCAISTSSSSATLPVTMRCVSKNLGVSSEVSGFVLPLGATVNMNGTAIFQGMAAVFIAQAYNCPLPFSSLLLIVVAATFSAVGSAGVPGGGMITLGSVLASVGLPIQGIAVLAGIDRLRDIIGTPMNILGDAVVAVYVASGEDELSAPIKDKVALEDESRETI; encoded by the coding sequence ATGAAACTATGGATGAAAATCTTTATAGGATTATTTATCGGGGTTACCCTAGGTTTAATTTTAGAAGACAAGGCAATCTTTTTTAAACCAATAGGAGACATTTTTCTAAATCTATTGAGCATGGTTGTCTACCCTCTCGTATTTTGTTCCATGGTTCTAGGTATTGCTTCTATCAGTGATATGAAGAAATTAGGCCGCATAGGAATAAAAAGTGTCGGCTTATATTTGGGTACTACATGCATAGCTATCGTTATAGGTTTATGTTTTGCCCAATTTTTTAGCCCCGGAAAAGGTTGCGACTTATCGCAAAATGTTATTGAAACAACTATAGTTCCTCCCGAAAAAAATAGTGCCTATTTCTTGTCTTTGATTTCTCAAATTTTTCCTTCAAATCCAGTTCGGTCTTTCGTTGAGGGAAATATTTTACAAATCATAGTCTTCGCTATTTTCTTAGGAATAGCTATGCGTCTTTCTGGAGAACAAGGACGACCTGTTGCGAAGTTTATAGAGGGTTTTTCGGAGATCATGTTGCGCATGATCAATATGATCATGGCTTTTGCACCTTATGGGGTGGGAGCAAGTATGGCGTGGATTTCTGGTAGCCACGGTTTAGTTATTCTCTGGCAATTAGGAAAATTTATCCTTGCTTATTACCTGGCGTGCCTATTTCATGCTGTGATTGTTTTTGGCGGTATTATACGCATGGGCTGTAAGATGTCCTTCTCTAAATTTCTTTCTGCAATGATGGATGCGATATCTTGCGCGATATCCACTTCGAGTAGTTCGGCAACATTACCGGTAACAATGCGTTGCGTATCTAAAAATCTTGGAGTTTCCTCGGAAGTTTCTGGTTTTGTTTTGCCTTTAGGCGCTACTGTCAATATGAACGGTACTGCTATATTTCAAGGTATGGCTGCTGTATTTATTGCTCAGGCTTATAATTGTCCCTTACCTTTCAGTAGTTTGCTATTGATTGTTGTTGCAGCAACCTTCTCTGCTGTAGGTAGTGCAGGTGTTCCTGGAGGGGGCATGATCACTTTAGGGTCAGTATTAGCCTCTGTAGGCTTACCCATTCAAGGAATTGCTGTTTTAGCAGGAATTGATAGATTGCGAGACATTATAGGAACTCCTATGAATATCCTTGGAGATGCTGTAGTAGCTGTTTATGTGGCTTCTGGAGAAGATGAGTTATCAGCACCGATAAAGGACAAGGTAGCTTTAGAAGACGAAAGTAGAGAGACCATATAG
- a CDS encoding dihydrolipoamide acetyltransferase family protein, translated as MFEFRFPKIGETASGGFVVRWLKQVGEYIAKDEPIIEVSTDKIATELASPKAGKLTCCLVNEGDEVASGEILAIIDTELSVQEEVVLQESSPEISCSQDPGNTAAWFSPAVLSLAHREGISIQQLQQISGTGNEGRVTRKDLESYISEMREPSCSKIANANENRIPMSPLRRAIASSLSKSSDEVPHASLIVDIDVTDLMNLISEEKDRFFATHGVKLTITSFIIQCLAKALEQFPLLNGSLDGDTIIVKKSINVGVAVNLNKEGVVVPVIRNCQDRGLVSIAKTLADLSTRSRANKLDPSETQEGSVTVTNFGMTGALIGMPIIRYPEVAILGIGTIQKRVVVRDDDSLAIRRMVYVTLTFDHRVLDGIYGSEFLTSLKNRLESVTMS; from the coding sequence ATGTTTGAATTTCGATTTCCGAAAATAGGAGAGACTGCTTCCGGAGGATTTGTAGTTCGCTGGCTTAAGCAGGTAGGCGAATATATTGCAAAAGATGAGCCTATAATTGAGGTGTCTACAGATAAGATAGCCACTGAATTAGCATCTCCTAAAGCAGGAAAGTTAACTTGTTGTCTTGTAAATGAAGGCGATGAAGTTGCTTCTGGAGAAATTTTAGCTATAATTGATACAGAATTAAGTGTTCAAGAAGAGGTGGTTTTACAAGAGTCCTCTCCTGAGATTTCTTGCTCCCAAGATCCGGGAAATACTGCAGCGTGGTTTTCTCCAGCAGTTCTTAGCTTGGCGCATCGTGAAGGTATCAGCATCCAGCAGCTCCAGCAAATTTCCGGAACAGGAAATGAAGGGCGAGTGACTCGTAAAGATTTAGAGAGCTACATTTCTGAAATGCGCGAGCCTTCGTGTTCAAAAATAGCAAATGCGAATGAAAATCGCATTCCGATGTCCCCATTGCGTAGGGCTATAGCGTCTTCATTATCTAAATCTTCAGATGAGGTGCCTCACGCTTCTCTTATTGTAGATATTGATGTTACAGATTTGATGAATTTAATTTCCGAAGAGAAAGATCGATTCTTTGCAACACACGGTGTAAAGTTAACAATAACAAGTTTCATCATTCAATGTTTAGCAAAAGCTTTAGAGCAGTTCCCGTTATTAAACGGATCTTTAGACGGGGATACAATTATTGTGAAGAAGTCGATAAATGTGGGAGTTGCTGTTAATCTGAATAAAGAGGGCGTTGTCGTTCCGGTTATTCGTAATTGTCAAGACCGCGGTTTAGTAAGTATTGCAAAGACTCTTGCTGATTTATCGACAAGATCTCGCGCTAATAAGCTTGATCCTTCAGAAACTCAAGAGGGTAGTGTCACAGTTACTAATTTTGGTATGACTGGAGCTTTAATCGGCATGCCTATAATTCGTTATCCTGAAGTGGCTATTTTAGGAATAGGGACAATACAAAAACGTGTTGTTGTTCGCGATGACGACTCTTTAGCTATCCGAAGAATGGTATATGTAACCTTAACGTTTGACCATAGGGTGCTTGATGGCATTTATGGTAGTGAATTTTTAACCTCATTGAAAAATCGGTTAGAGTCTGTTACGATGAGCTAA
- a CDS encoding KpsF/GutQ family sugar-phosphate isomerase — MGSPTTSIDLCQDIVAKQKESLERFFSTFQCQGTWLLAEKILNHQGSIFFSGVGKSGCIARKIAATLQSFGERALFLSSGDLLHGDLGIIRSGDIVCLFSKSGETRELLEWIPYLKERGVFIAGITSAAYSSLAILCDHVIILPTIEELDPFNLVPTTSTTCQLLFGDLLAITVLRSRGISLADYGKNHPGGQIGLKVVGKIRDYMFPKTEVPFCSPENTIADSLDIFSSYGCGCVCIVNEKFEMLGIFTDGDLRRSLSRHRGDILSQKLKDVMTPNPRVINEDADVLLGLQMMETGSPVTILPVVDGKDQRYVVGLLQMHTLAKAGLI, encoded by the coding sequence ATGGGTTCTCCCACAACATCTATTGATTTATGCCAAGATATTGTCGCTAAGCAAAAGGAATCTTTAGAACGCTTTTTTTCTACTTTCCAATGTCAGGGAACTTGGTTGCTAGCTGAGAAAATACTGAATCATCAAGGTTCTATATTCTTTTCTGGTGTGGGGAAAAGTGGTTGTATTGCAAGGAAGATAGCCGCTACTTTACAGTCTTTCGGAGAACGCGCTCTTTTTCTTTCTTCAGGAGATCTTCTTCATGGGGATCTTGGTATTATTCGCTCTGGAGATATTGTTTGTCTTTTTTCTAAAAGTGGGGAAACTCGAGAGCTTTTAGAATGGATTCCCTATTTAAAGGAACGCGGTGTATTTATTGCGGGTATTACTTCTGCTGCTTATTCCAGTTTAGCAATTCTTTGTGATCACGTGATTATCTTACCTACGATAGAAGAATTGGACCCTTTTAATCTTGTCCCGACAACATCAACAACATGCCAGCTATTATTTGGAGATCTTCTTGCTATTACAGTACTGCGTAGTCGGGGGATATCTCTAGCGGATTATGGGAAGAATCATCCTGGAGGGCAAATTGGTTTGAAGGTTGTTGGGAAAATCCGAGATTATATGTTCCCAAAAACAGAAGTTCCTTTTTGTTCTCCAGAAAATACAATTGCAGATTCTCTAGATATTTTTTCTTCTTATGGTTGTGGCTGTGTTTGCATAGTGAATGAGAAATTCGAAATGCTGGGGATATTCACGGACGGAGATTTACGCAGATCATTATCTCGTCATCGAGGAGATATCTTATCGCAGAAGCTTAAAGATGTCATGACTCCAAATCCTAGAGTGATCAACGAGGATGCCGACGTCCTTCTTGGTTTGCAAATGATGGAAACAGGAAGTCCTGTAACCATCCTACCTGTTGTAGATGGTAAAGATCAACGCTATGTTGTGGGGTTACTTCAGATGCATACTCTGGCAAAAGCAGGACTCATCTAA
- the cdsZ gene encoding zinc ribbon domain regulatory protein CdsZ yields the protein MHEALQSILAIQELDIKMIRLMRVKKEHQKELAKVQSLKSDIRRKVQEKELEMENLKNQIKEGENRIQEISDQINKLENQQAAVKKMDEFNALTQEMTAANKERRALEHQLSDLMDKQAGSEDLIVSLKESLTSTENSSFAIEKEICESIKNINQEGRALLQQRSELKEATDPEMFLIYERLLNNKKDRVVVPIENRVCSGCHIVLTPQHENLVRKKDRLIFCEHCSRILYWREPDTLAADSSTAKRRRRRAAV from the coding sequence ATGCATGAAGCCCTCCAGAGCATTTTAGCCATTCAAGAGCTCGATATTAAAATGATTCGCTTGATGCGAGTCAAGAAAGAGCATCAGAAAGAGCTCGCTAAAGTCCAATCTCTTAAATCTGACATTCGTCGTAAAGTTCAGGAAAAAGAATTGGAGATGGAAAACTTAAAGAATCAGATTAAAGAAGGTGAGAATCGGATTCAAGAGATTTCTGATCAAATTAACAAATTAGAAAATCAACAAGCAGCTGTGAAGAAGATGGATGAGTTTAATGCGCTCACTCAAGAAATGACAGCAGCAAACAAAGAGCGTCGTGCACTAGAACATCAACTCAGTGATCTTATGGATAAGCAAGCAGGAAGTGAAGACCTGATTGTTTCCCTAAAAGAAAGTCTAACGTCTACAGAAAATAGCAGCTTCGCTATTGAAAAAGAAATCTGTGAAAGCATTAAGAATATTAATCAAGAAGGCAGAGCCTTATTACAGCAACGTAGTGAATTAAAAGAAGCTACGGATCCTGAAATGTTTCTTATTTACGAACGTTTATTGAACAATAAAAAAGATCGCGTTGTTGTTCCCATAGAAAATCGTGTTTGTAGTGGATGTCACATAGTTTTAACTCCCCAACATGAGAATTTAGTCCGCAAAAAAGATCGACTGATTTTCTGCGAACATTGTTCTAGAATTTTATATTGGCGAGAGCCAGATACTCTTGCTGCAGATAGCTCTACAGCAAAACGTCGTCGAAGACGCGCCGCTGTATAA